GAAGCATCAGGAGAGACCTCGACGTTGTACGACTGATCAGCGATGCGCTCGGGATACATCGCACGGAACGATACTGTCGAGTTGAGCGTGTCGGTGTCGAACGCATCTAAGCGGATCAGGTCGCGCGCGATACCATCGCCGACGTTCTCCAGAGCTTCTTCAGTCACTCGCTCACGCTGTGAGTCGACCATCTGGCTCCCGCCGATGAGGAGGCCGGTCACCAGCAGCGACGTGATACCGATAGTGAGTGCCTGCGTGACCGCCGGCGAGACGCCGCGGCTGTCAAACAGGAAACGGGCGAGGTTCATCAGTCGTCGACCTCCACCAGTACTGTTCGATTGTAGCTCGCAGACGGTGTGTCGTAAGTCATGTCGATGGCAGGGACGACTGGATAGTTGACACGAGCAACTGGAGCGGCATAGTTCGAGGACGGGAACGTCCCGACTGCCGCAAACTGGTACCGCCCTTCGGCCTTATTTCCGTTCTTTATTTCAACTGAGTACGGGGGGTTGAGGCTGTGATAGCTATCGAAGGAGCTGCTGTTGCTTCCGACAGTGCATGACCCGGCGGCGAGGTCGACAGTGACGTCTCCGTTGCCGTGACATTGCGTTTTTCCGTCGACTGTGACGTTGTTTCCACTATCACTTGTACTCGGTTCAACTGACAGTTTCATGTCCTCAGGGCCGTTTCGAATGACGACAGTGAAGGTATTCGTTGAGCCGCCGACGACGTCCGCAGTGAGATTGAACACCGCGATGTGAGAGACGCTGTTCGCAACCGTCCAGTCGTTCCGGTTACCACCACCCGATGGGTTTGGTCGCTTGAATTCGGAAGAGGAACCTGTCCGGTTCACCTCTGTCCCTTTCGACGCCGACTCGTTCAGCGTCGCGTTGAGATAGGTTCCGCCGCTGCTTGCGACGACCCGGTTGTGCGTTCGCGTGTAGTTCCGAAGCGCGTACTCGTATCGCTCCTCGAATCCATCGAGGCCATCGCCACGCGCTTGGGCCGCGAGTTGTCCGAGGTCGCGCTCGACAGAGGCTTCGCGGTCAGCCGTGCGCTCGATGGTATCCGCACTTCCGGTAGTCGTGATACCGTCAGTGACCGCGAGACTGTGAGCAAACAGAATCGTGCTGAACACGACGATAGCGACAGCAATACCACCGACCAACAGCAGTTGTCCGCGCTCGTTGGCTACCATACGACCAGACGCACCTCCACGACGTTGTAGACGATAGAGTCGGGCTCCGCGTCGGGAGCGAAATACCCGTCGACGGTCGAGAGGGGCGGTCCGGTCCCGCTGCAGTCGCCGATTCGAGCGGGCATATCGTCGGTCAGCGTCACCGTTTCGGTCGCGACGGCTGCGTCGGCTGGCCGGTCAGCAACGTTTGCGTCTGTTTCCTGCGAGACGATGGTAGTCTGGCGCGCGTCCGAATCCGAGTCCCAGTAACTGAAGTATAGATTGTACTGGTCGCCCTGACGGTCGAAGGTCTGGTTCAACATCATCTCGAACTCGGTGGAACTGCCAGTCTGATTGCCGTTGAGTGTCGGCGTTCCGACGCTGTAACACGCCGTCGCGTTGTGCAGCGCACCGGTTTCTGCCGCCAGTGATAGCGTATCGCTCGCACGACTCTCCAGTTCTGCTGTCCGCTGCTGGGAACCCGTCTGGAACGGGCCAGTGTCGACTGCCGACAGGCCGTAGACGGTCGCCGTCACAACGACGATGGCCGCGAGAACGCCTTCCAGCGTATAGGCTTGGCCACGCATCGTTACCACACCCTCACGACGAGCCAGCAGACCGGGTCGCACTGGCCGGTCGCGTTGGTCAGTTTCACCACGCGAGACGTCGTTGCGACGTTGTCTCTGTCGGCGACATCGGGCCCCCAAGCGAGCCGCTGGTCGTGGTCATCAACTGCCGGGTCCCGTGTCCCTGCTTTGAGCGATGACGCGTTGACCACCGTTACGTTCACCCGCGGGTTCACGCGGCGCTCCGTCGCGACGTCGAGTCCGGCTTTCTCCTTGAGACCGCTGAGATCTGTGTCCGCGTTGAGGGACGCATTGATCCCACCACTCGTGTTGTAGCGAATGAGGTTTCGCGTCCCGTCGACGGAGTAGTTTTCGACGAGGTACGTCCCCGCCCTGTCCGCAATTGGTTGGTTACGCTGTACGTCTGGGGATTCGTACACGCCGACCGCACTTCCCTGTACGAAGGCCAATACCCCGATTATCGTCACGAGCAGGACGCTCACCCCTACGGCGAAGTCCTGCGGTGTTTGTGCTCTTGTATCCATATCCCACACACCCTATTTTCTGTCTGATACGTCCGCTGTCGAACCGCGAGTGGGGCCGCTATCCCACGGCGATCCACACCACCAGTGCAATCGTCGACAGGACGACTGCGAACTTTACGCCGGCGACGAGCTTCACTTCCCGAATGTAGCCGGCGATAAACGACGACAGCAGTGCCTGCAGCGTCACCGCGTGGAAGAACAGCATCGACAGCAGTTCCGTGTCGACACTGCCACCGAACCCACCGCCGGGCGCGCTCGAACTGCTTGACCCGGAGGCCTGCGTCGCCAGCCCCGACATCACATCGAGGAACTGTGTCTTTAGCAGCGCCATCACGCCCAAAAGCGTCAGGTAGGTCATCAGGATGATGACCGTCTGCATCCGCGTCCGGGATTTGCGCTCCCGCTCGATGTCGTCCTGGTTCTCCGAGGCCTGAGCGGCCGTCGAGAGTACGTCCTGAATCTGGCTGGAGGCCTCCTGTGCCTCCGCGATAAGCTTGACCGTCCGGGCCAGTCGTGGGACGTTGTACTTGTTGTTAAATTCCCGGAGCGCGTCTTTCAGGCTCGTTCCGTAGTTGACCTTTGCGTGGATGGTCTCGAACTCCTCGGAGAGCTTTCCAGAGGACGTCTCGGAAACCACCTTGACCGACTCCAGCAGCGTCATTCCGGTGTCGTTGGCTGACGCGAGCTTCCGGAGGTTCTCCGAGAGTTTCCCGATTATCGCCTTCCGCGAACGCTGGTTCCACTCGTAGAAGATCATCAGCGGGATGAAGTTGATGTACATCGGGACGTACACCCAGAAGAACGTCGAGCGGACCGGGACGGCGATCATTCCATCCAGCGATAACGGAGCCCAGCCGATGACGATAGCCGCGACGATGGCAAGGATGGACAGCGGCACCGTCAGCCACAGCACCAACAGCGGGTGGTCACGGAAGAACAGGTCGGGCCGTGTGAGGATGGCGAGGAGTTCGTGGGTCCCTTCCCGGCTCTTGATCCGGTCGAAGACGCTGTAGGTACCCGTGTAGCTCTCGATGAGTCCGAGGTTGAACACGCCGACACCTTCGTCGACGACGAGTTCCTTCTCGCCGGGACTCGAACGCAGATAGCCGTCCCCGATGGAGTCCTGCGTGACAGTCGAGACGAGGACGAGAAAGCCCAGACCCGTCAGGGGAATCAGCCCGTACACGGTGCCGTAGATGAGCGACTTCTGGGCGTTCCCCATCATCGACATGATGACCAGAATGATGATGAGAAGCAGCGGGAACAGCGAGAGCGTCATGTACATCTCGCCGAACAGTTCCAGCGTCTCCAGCATCTTCTCCTGTTCCTGCCGGGCGGTTCGCATGTGCTTTTCCTTCTGGTCTTCGAGGAAGGAAGTCATGTCCCCGCCGGAGTTGATAATAGAGAGCATGTCCGTCAGGAACTGCGACAGTTCGTCCGACGGAGTCTGCAGCGCCTGGTTCCGGACAGCGGTCCGGTAGTCGGTATCGAAATACTCCGTCTCCAGTACGATAGACTGGAACTCCTTTGCGACCTCACCGTACGTGTCTTCAGCCTTCCCCATCGACTGCAGGATTTCGAGTTGATTGAGCCCGCCCACGGACAGCGCATACATGAACGAGATCGAGTCGGACAACAAGACGTTGATTTCGCGCTCGCGCGCGCTCGCACGGAAATACGGAATCGAGACAAGCGAGCCAAAGCCGATACCGAACCCGATGGCGCCGAAGACGAAGCCGGTCACGATGACGAGGAAGGGGAGTTTCAGCACGGCCAGAATCTCTGAGACGCTCTCAGACACCGGAATTCCGATGAGCGTCGGCGCTTCCCCACCGGCAAACAGCAACTGGACCAGCAGATAGCCGAGGAACGTGCCGACGAGCCACAGTGCGAGGCCCGCGATGACGCCGACCGCGAGTGCGCGTGCGAGGAACATCTCGACGTTGTCGGCCATCCGGGCCTCCGCGAGTTTGTTCTCGACGCTGTTGACGAAGTCGCCCTCGTCGTCGAACACCATCTGGTACGCCGGGTAGAACGTGTCACCGAGGGCACCGCCGCTGCCCACCTGTTGCTGACTCGGGGTGTCGAGGCTCATTCGCTATCTGCCTCCGCTCCGGCCTTCGGAACGAACTGGCCGAAGTCGATGCTGTCTTCGTCAGCGCTTTCCTCGGAATCGTCCATCAGCGCCGAGACGATGTCCGGCGTTTCGCGGCTCTTGTACGTGTTGAACAGCGGCTGTGCGTTGTCGAGCACCTGCTTTGTCTCCTCGACCATTTCCGGCGGCGCGTCCGGCCGGGGCACCATCTCCTCTTTTTCCGGGTCGATATCGATCTTGACAGATTCCATCTCCCGGAGGTCCTCGAGCGACAGTTCGAGCTGGTCGTTGGCGATGAGCGTGAGAATGGTGTCGGGGTCGTTGATGAACGCCTGGATGGTCGCCGCGACCTGCGTGTAGGTGTTCAGCCCCTTCTCGATGAGGTATGCGAGGACGACCTTGCGCTTGAACAGTTCCTCGTCGAGTTTATCCTGGGTCCACCCGCGGTCGAACTTGATCTCTTCGAGTGTGTTCGAGTTCCCCATCTGGATGTACTCGTCCGTCTCGGCGCGCCACTCGTACACGTCCCGGACGTTGATCTCGTCGTTCTCGGCGGAGTACTCGTTGATTTCGGTCAGGGACTTGTTCCGGCGGACCTTGTTGCCATCGACCCGCGTCTGGGTCTGAATCGACACGAGGTCGAGCGCTGTAAACAGCGTTTTCGAGACGTTGATAGGTTCGGTCGTGAACCGCTTGATGACCTCGCCGACGGAGTCGGCGTGGAACGTGGTGTAGGTGGTGTGGCCGGTCGACATGACCTGAAACAGCGTCCGGCCTTCCTCGCCACGGATCTCACCCATGACGATGTAGTCAGGGCGCTGACGGAGTGCGGCCTCAAGCAGGTCGAACTCGTCGACGTCGCCCTTGTCGTCCTCACCGAAGGAGGGGCGCGTGACGCTTGCCACCCAGTTCCGCTGGGGTAGCTCAACCTCGCGCGTGTCCTCGATAGAGACGATCTTGGAGTTCGACGGGATGAACAGCGAGACGGCGTTCAGGCTCGTCGTCTTCCCCGAGGCAGTACCGCCGGCGAAGATCAGGCTCTTGTTGTTCTCGATACAGAGCCAGAGGAACGCCATCTCGTCCAGCGAGAAGGTGTTCCAGTTGATGAGGTCGATCGGGGTAAAGGGCACGTCCTTGAACTGCCGGATGGTGTAGTTCGTCCCGTGGTCGGACACTTCCCGGCCCAGCGTCAACTGGGCACGCGACCCGTCCGGCAGCGTCGCGTCGACCTGGGGCTGGCGCTTCGAGATACCCTTCCCGGAACGCTGGGCGAGTTTCACGACGAAGTCGTCGAGTTCCCCCTCGCCGTGTTCGACGTTCGAAATGATCTGCTCGTAGTCGGTGTGATAGACGAACACCCGGGAGTTGTACCCGTCACAGGAGATGTCCTCCACGTTGATGTCGTGTTTGACGCCGTCGATGCGGGCGTAGCCGACGAAGTCCCGCTTGAGCATGTACAGCAGCTTCTCGACCTGATACTCGTTTAGCTTCGGGTCGTCGTCTTCGAGGATAGCCGGCTCAGGCCGTGTCGAAATGCCGGAAAGTTGGCCCGTGGTTTCACTTTGTGTTTCCTCGTCCAGTCCGAACAGTTCCTTGACCTGCCCGAGAACGCTTTCTTCACCGCTACTGGAGACTGTGCCGTTGTAGAGGTCGTACCGCGAGAGGAGTTGTTCGGCCTCCCGCTGGATGACCTGTGCTCGGTCGGCGTCGGTCCCCTGGACGATGACATCGTCCTCGGAGTACTTGATCGCGGTCTTGAGCTTGCCCGAGAGGAACTCTCGGAGGTCGATCTCGATATCGGTGAGATACGGCTCGATGACGTAGTACTTCTTCTCGTTCTCTTTCCGTGAGTGGAAGATGATGACGCAGGCGTAGGGCTTGTTGACCCAGTACCGTTCTAGTTCGTTGAAGTGAGATTTCTTCGACTGGGGAACGGCTTTTTCGAGGTCGTAACGGTTGACGACGGTTGTATGGCCGTCTCGTGTCGAGAAGAACTCGTCTTCGTCCAGTTCCGGATTCACGTCGACGGTGTTTTCGTCGACGTACTCGTGCAGTTCACTGGCGATGTCTTCGGCGGCGGACAGCTTGTTTTCCGTGTGTTCGGGATCGAAGTTCAGATACTCACTTTCGTCGAAAGGGATGACTTCGCCGTCACTGTCACGGGGGAGACTGCCGTCCTCGTAATAGTACTCCTGTTTGAAATGCTCCCATGTGTAGATGTCTTTCGCGACTGGTGTCGTGGTTGGGTCGAGATACTCCTCGAACGGCGCTTGCAGTGTTTTACCGGCACTTGCCGCGTCTTCGAGACGCTGACTGAGTTCTCTCGGCTCGAAGCCGAGGTACACGCTCCGGTCGAACCGTCCCCCATCGTGTACCTCCCGCCGGAGATCGTCCCATGTGTATTCGCCGACCCGTACAGGCTCGTCAGTCAGGTTCCCCCCACCGTTGACCTGATCCGACTCACCTCCCCCAGTATCATCGATAGCCATTGTTATTCATCTCCAGTTAGGCAGGAAAAAACTTTATCCCCACCAAATGTCGATGAAAAAGAAGTTCCGGTTGTTCGTATCACGGTCTCCTTACGGTAGTAAGTGGACCATACTGAATGTTTCGCCGATATTAATTGTCAATTAAGGAATGATTCGATCCGGGCCATCGCTTCTTTGAGATCGTCGAGACCGGTCGCGTACGACACTCGCAGGTGGCCCGACCCGCCCTCACCAAAGGCAGTTCCGGGTACGACTGCGACCCGCTTTTCCTGCAGCAGACTCTCGGCGAACTCGCCGGCATCGTCCCATGGACATTCCGGGAACGCGTAGAAGGCTCCAGCCGCTGGGAAGCAGTCCAGTCCCATCTCTTCGAAGCGTGTGAGGACGTACTTCCGTCGGCGGTCGTACTGGGCGGCCATGTCTGTGACCTCGTCGCGGCAGTTGTCCAGCGCCTCGATAGCGGCGTGCTGGGCCGTCGTTGGGGCCGATAGCATCGAGTACTGATGGATGCGGTTCATGGCCTCGATGGCCTCCGGCGGGGCCATCGCGTACCCGAGTCTGAACCCCGTCATGGCGAACGCCTTCGAGAAGCCGTTGAACACGACGGTCCGCTCACGCATCCCGGGGAGGGTAGCGATAGACGTGTGGTCGTGTTCGTACGTGAGATCGGCGTAGATCTCGTCGGCGAACACGAGGAGGTCGTTTTCACGACAGAACGCCGCGACAGACGCCATCTCCTCGGCCGTCATCGTCGCACCGGTGGGGTTGTTCGGATAGCAGTACACGAGCGCGTCGGCCTCGGCCGCGCCGGACGATTCCAGCACCTCTCGGGTGAGTTTGAACTCGTCTTCCGCGCGTGTCGGAACGTCGATAACGTCGATCCCGGCGAACGTCGCGCCGGGGACGTACGAGACGTAGCAGGGCTGGGCGATAGCGATGGAATCGCCGGGGTTTAGCAGCGCCCGGAAGGCGAGGTCGAGCCCCTCGCTCGCGCCCGCCGTGACGAGGATTTCCTCGTCGGGGTCGTACTGGAGATTGTGCGTCGCCGCCTCGTAGTCCGCGATGCGTTCCCGGAGTTCCCGCTTCCCGCGGTTGGCGGTGTACGAGGTCTGGCCGCGTTCGAGCGACGCGATAGCGGCTTCGCGGGCGGCCCACGGGGCCGAGAAGTCCGGTTCCCCGACCCCGAGCGAGATGATGTCGTCCATCTCCTCGGCCAGTTCGAAGAACCGCCTGATACCCGAGGGCGGCACGCTGTCGACTCTGTCCGCTGCTTCGAATGTCATGGTGAGACGGACAGGCGGTCGTCGTCGTCGTGGTCGTCGAACTCCATCCCCTGCTCCTTGTACGACTCCATGATGTAGTGGGTTACCGTCTGCGTGATCTCGGGAATCGGCGCGATTTTGTCGCTGATGAAATGCGACACTTCGCGCATCGAATCGCCCTCGACCTCCAGGTCGAAGTCGTAGTCACCGCTGACGAGGCGAAGCGAGGTCACTTCCGGAAACTTCGCGATCCGGTCGGAGATGTCGTCGTAGCTGGTCTCACGGTCCAGTGTGACGTTGAGTTCGACGGTGGCGCGAACGCGCTCCTCGTCGGTCTCGACGGCGTTCCAGTCGACGACTGCCCCGTAGCCGCGGATAACACCTGCCTCCTCGAACTCCTCGATAGCCTCGGCTACCTCGCTCTCGGAGTAATCAGTCAACCGAGCGATGTCCTCGGTCGTGTAGCGAGCGTTCTCCCGTAGCAGGTCGAGTATCTCGCGGCGACTGCTCATACAGTGCCAGGAGAGTGACGCGGACAAAAGCCTTGCTCAATAGTGAGAGAGCGTCACACCATTCGGTCGGAAATACACCAGACAGTTTTAATATCTCTGACGGTTAGGTGTCGACTAATGTTCGAAGAGGGTGGCCAGCGGGCTGGTTCTGACACGGGATGGGCACACATCTCGAACCACGACAAGGCGGCGACAGTTATTGACACGATACTCCGCCTCGATGCGGACGAAACGTATACGAAAACAGCCTTGAGCGAGGCAGCCGGTGTGCCGCTGAAGACGCTGTACCTCGACGGGACGCTCGAAGAACTGGTGACGGTCGGATTACTGGAAAAACACGAGGCGGAGGGGAAAGAGACGCTGTTCTCCGTTGACGACGGGAGCGCCGCGTTCGAGGCAGCGAAAGCCTTCGATACTGCGGCAGCGACGTCGGAAGAAGCGGACAGTTGACCAAAAAGCGGTCGTTTCGGAAGTCAGTGTAGCGCGTCCATGGACTTTTAGCGGCGACAGTCGTAGTAGGGAGCGATGGTTTCACTCGATTCGGAGTCCGACGTGCTCGGGCGTGGGGACGAAGCACCGCCGTTCGAACTCCCGGGAGCGGACGGGGCGACGTACTCACTGTCGGATTTCGCGGACAAGGACGCACTACTGGTCGTATTCACCTGCAATCACTGTCCGTACGCGAAAGCGAAGATTGACGAGCTAAACCGGCTCGCGACGGAGTATGACGACCTCGCTGTCGTCGGGATCAATGCCAACGACCCCGAGGAGTACCCCGACGACTCCTTCGAGCGGATGCAGGAACTCGTCGAGCGCGGCGAGATACAGTACGACGCGTATCTGTTCGACGAGACCCAGGAGGTCGCGGCCGCGTACGGCGCCCGCTGTACCCCCGATCCGTTCCTGTTTCACAACGACGGCGGGACGTTCAAACTGGCGTATCACGGCCGCCTCGACGACGCGCCGAACCCGGACGACGAACCCAGCGAGCGGGAGATGGCCGCACACGTCGAAACGTTGCTCGATGGCGACCAGATTACAGCCGCTGAAAAACCGTCCAGAGGCTGTTCGATAAAGTGGAAGCCCGGCAACGAACCGGCGTACTGGGACGCCTGATCGGGGCGGCCCAGCGTGAGCAGTGCCTTCGAGACGAGTGCGTCGCCCGGAGTGAATCGGTGATCCAGAAGACGTGTTTCAAGCAAGACACTCCTAGCTACGGCCATTTTTATGCAGTGGTGGGACAGCCGTCAGCATATATCATCAAGAAGCTCATCCACGACGTGGAGACGGTCGTCGGCAAGGTGCTTGAAGATCGATCGACCGAGGCTGCCTTCTGGCACCCAGACCGTAGAGCCCGTCGTTAGATTTCGTCTAGCGACTCGAACCCGCTCCAGCACTCACAGTCGAGGTCGTCGATAGACGTGACCTCGTCCGGAAGCGAACTTATCGGCATCCCGTCGTCAAACTCATCACACTCCTCGATGTGGATAGAAAAGTCGCTACTCGACATGATTGGCATAGTAAGTAATACGCCGTAGTACTGCAAAAATCCTCGGAATCGAGACTGTCCGGGACACGCCCTGAGACCCGCTCACATAGAGGGGGCCGATCCGGACAGTGCCTCATTTTCGAGCGGTTCCTGATTGAATGTTACCCTATATCAAGGGAACGCTTATTTGTTGATGGGTTTATGGTTCCTGATACGATACAGTACGCAATGGACTCCGGGAGTGGGACAGTGGACCAGCCTCTGAGCGAGGCCGCGTCCGTATTGGTACTGGCACGCGGTTCGAGCGACGCCGAACGAGAGGGGTGTGCCGGATTCCTGACTGAACAGGGAGTCAGTGACTCGAAGGCCATCTGTGTCACAGTGTCTGAGTCCCCCGATTCCCGCCTCTCGCTGTGGCAGCAGCACCTCGACGACGAGATGCCGGAAGAGGCGATTATCGTCGACGCCGGCAGCGAGTTACCGGCTAACTCGCAGGCAGCGGCGTCTGGCGCATTTCCCTCATTGACGCTTGATACCCTTCCCTCGACAGTGGAGCCGATAGACATCGGAGCGGCCGTCTCTCGCCATCTCGGCCGACTGGAACAGGCAGATGCACCGCTGCTTCTGTGCCTGCATTCGCTTACTGGACTGCTTGAGTCCTGGGAACGTGACCGCGTCATCGCGCTGGTGACCGCGTTGAACCGACAATGTGCCGAGATGGACGTCTCCGGCCACCACCACATGGACCCGGAGGCCCATACGGAGGAGACAATCGAGATGTTTCGGCCGCTGTATGACGTCGTGTACGAGTACCTCCCGGACCACGGCTGGACCGTCACAGCATCAAAAGACGCGGAGGAGATGCCGACGTTTCGGGACACCGTCGCCCCACCTGGTGGCGTCAAGAAGGGCGACCCGGAAGAGCCCGAAACGATTCCGATACCCTACTCGTTTGACCAGGTACTGGAACTGATCTCCGCTCCGCGGCGACGCAGTCTCCTGTATCACCTGAAAGACCGGTCGGACGCCGAGGTCCCACTGGACGACCTCGTCGACCGCGTCTACGAACGCGAGAAGGCCATCCCGGCCAGAGCGACCCCCAAATCACGCGACGAAGTGGGCGTGTCGCTGGCACACAATCACCTGCCGCGGCTGGACGACCTCGGAATTCTCTCGTACGAGACAGCGGCCAACACCGTCGAGTACTACCCCAATC
The genomic region above belongs to Haloarcula hispanica ATCC 33960 and contains:
- a CDS encoding DUF7266 family protein; translated protein: MNLARFLFDSRGVSPAVTQALTIGITSLLVTGLLIGGSQMVDSQRERVTEEALENVGDGIARDLIRLDAFDTDTLNSTVSFRAMYPERIADQSYNVEVSPDASRTRVYVNASGLNRYAVVRFENETNVCPSVVSSGPLAVSYNQTAGCMEVTRG
- a CDS encoding DUF7288 family protein, which codes for MRGQAYTLEGVLAAIVVVTATVYGLSAVDTGPFQTGSQQRTAELESRASDTLSLAAETGALHNATACYSVGTPTLNGNQTGSSTEFEMMLNQTFDRQGDQYNLYFSYWDSDSDARQTTIVSQETDANVADRPADAAVATETVTLTDDMPARIGDCSGTGPPLSTVDGYFAPDAEPDSIVYNVVEVRLVVW
- a CDS encoding DUF7287 family protein: MDTRAQTPQDFAVGVSVLLVTIIGVLAFVQGSAVGVYESPDVQRNQPIADRAGTYLVENYSVDGTRNLIRYNTSGGINASLNADTDLSGLKEKAGLDVATERRVNPRVNVTVVNASSLKAGTRDPAVDDHDQRLAWGPDVADRDNVATTSRVVKLTNATGQCDPVCWLVVRVW
- a CDS encoding type II secretion system F family protein; amino-acid sequence: MSLDTPSQQQVGSGGALGDTFYPAYQMVFDDEGDFVNSVENKLAEARMADNVEMFLARALAVGVIAGLALWLVGTFLGYLLVQLLFAGGEAPTLIGIPVSESVSEILAVLKLPFLVIVTGFVFGAIGFGIGFGSLVSIPYFRASAREREINVLLSDSISFMYALSVGGLNQLEILQSMGKAEDTYGEVAKEFQSIVLETEYFDTDYRTAVRNQALQTPSDELSQFLTDMLSIINSGGDMTSFLEDQKEKHMRTARQEQEKMLETLELFGEMYMTLSLFPLLLIIILVIMSMMGNAQKSLIYGTVYGLIPLTGLGFLVLVSTVTQDSIGDGYLRSSPGEKELVVDEGVGVFNLGLIESYTGTYSVFDRIKSREGTHELLAILTRPDLFFRDHPLLVLWLTVPLSILAIVAAIVIGWAPLSLDGMIAVPVRSTFFWVYVPMYINFIPLMIFYEWNQRSRKAIIGKLSENLRKLASANDTGMTLLESVKVVSETSSGKLSEEFETIHAKVNYGTSLKDALREFNNKYNVPRLARTVKLIAEAQEASSQIQDVLSTAAQASENQDDIERERKSRTRMQTVIILMTYLTLLGVMALLKTQFLDVMSGLATQASGSSSSSAPGGGFGGSVDTELLSMLFFHAVTLQALLSSFIAGYIREVKLVAGVKFAVVLSTIALVVWIAVG
- a CDS encoding type II/IV secretion system ATPase subunit, translated to MAIDDTGGGESDQVNGGGNLTDEPVRVGEYTWDDLRREVHDGGRFDRSVYLGFEPRELSQRLEDAASAGKTLQAPFEEYLDPTTTPVAKDIYTWEHFKQEYYYEDGSLPRDSDGEVIPFDESEYLNFDPEHTENKLSAAEDIASELHEYVDENTVDVNPELDEDEFFSTRDGHTTVVNRYDLEKAVPQSKKSHFNELERYWVNKPYACVIIFHSRKENEKKYYVIEPYLTDIEIDLREFLSGKLKTAIKYSEDDVIVQGTDADRAQVIQREAEQLLSRYDLYNGTVSSSGEESVLGQVKELFGLDEETQSETTGQLSGISTRPEPAILEDDDPKLNEYQVEKLLYMLKRDFVGYARIDGVKHDINVEDISCDGYNSRVFVYHTDYEQIISNVEHGEGELDDFVVKLAQRSGKGISKRQPQVDATLPDGSRAQLTLGREVSDHGTNYTIRQFKDVPFTPIDLINWNTFSLDEMAFLWLCIENNKSLIFAGGTASGKTTSLNAVSLFIPSNSKIVSIEDTREVELPQRNWVASVTRPSFGEDDKGDVDEFDLLEAALRQRPDYIVMGEIRGEEGRTLFQVMSTGHTTYTTFHADSVGEVIKRFTTEPINVSKTLFTALDLVSIQTQTRVDGNKVRRNKSLTEINEYSAENDEINVRDVYEWRAETDEYIQMGNSNTLEEIKFDRGWTQDKLDEELFKRKVVLAYLIEKGLNTYTQVAATIQAFINDPDTILTLIANDQLELSLEDLREMESVKIDIDPEKEEMVPRPDAPPEMVEETKQVLDNAQPLFNTYKSRETPDIVSALMDDSEESADEDSIDFGQFVPKAGAEADSE
- a CDS encoding pyridoxal phosphate-dependent aminotransferase — its product is MTFEAADRVDSVPPSGIRRFFELAEEMDDIISLGVGEPDFSAPWAAREAAIASLERGQTSYTANRGKRELRERIADYEAATHNLQYDPDEEILVTAGASEGLDLAFRALLNPGDSIAIAQPCYVSYVPGATFAGIDVIDVPTRAEDEFKLTREVLESSGAAEADALVYCYPNNPTGATMTAEEMASVAAFCRENDLLVFADEIYADLTYEHDHTSIATLPGMRERTVVFNGFSKAFAMTGFRLGYAMAPPEAIEAMNRIHQYSMLSAPTTAQHAAIEALDNCRDEVTDMAAQYDRRRKYVLTRFEEMGLDCFPAAGAFYAFPECPWDDAGEFAESLLQEKRVAVVPGTAFGEGGSGHLRVSYATGLDDLKEAMARIESFLN
- a CDS encoding Lrp/AsnC family transcriptional regulator gives rise to the protein MSSRREILDLLRENARYTTEDIARLTDYSESEVAEAIEEFEEAGVIRGYGAVVDWNAVETDEERVRATVELNVTLDRETSYDDISDRIAKFPEVTSLRLVSGDYDFDLEVEGDSMREVSHFISDKIAPIPEITQTVTHYIMESYKEQGMEFDDHDDDDRLSVSP
- a CDS encoding thioredoxin family protein — encoded protein: MVSLDSESDVLGRGDEAPPFELPGADGATYSLSDFADKDALLVVFTCNHCPYAKAKIDELNRLATEYDDLAVVGINANDPEEYPDDSFERMQELVERGEIQYDAYLFDETQEVAAAYGARCTPDPFLFHNDGGTFKLAYHGRLDDAPNPDDEPSEREMAAHVETLLDGDQITAAEKPSRGCSIKWKPGNEPAYWDA
- a CDS encoding DUF7504 family protein, which gives rise to MDSGSGTVDQPLSEAASVLVLARGSSDAEREGCAGFLTEQGVSDSKAICVTVSESPDSRLSLWQQHLDDEMPEEAIIVDAGSELPANSQAAASGAFPSLTLDTLPSTVEPIDIGAAVSRHLGRLEQADAPLLLCLHSLTGLLESWERDRVIALVTALNRQCAEMDVSGHHHMDPEAHTEETIEMFRPLYDVVYEYLPDHGWTVTASKDAEEMPTFRDTVAPPGGVKKGDPEEPETIPIPYSFDQVLELISAPRRRSLLYHLKDRSDAEVPLDDLVDRVYEREKAIPARATPKSRDEVGVSLAHNHLPRLDDLGILSYETAANTVEYYPNPALESVIQYVERLELG